A window from Glaciimonas sp. PCH181 encodes these proteins:
- a CDS encoding Arm DNA-binding domain-containing protein, whose translation MGNQASTRGIELRKGTESESIRIRFMYKGMECRESLKLAHTKQNINYAIRLRGEILNAIERGNFNYAEYFPDSTTASKFGPAPVKETIGELLREQLDIAKKTLSASTHRGYKQVCDSHLFDQWDKTLLRDLTAPAIRAWIAGLDCKIKTVRNILTPLRNALEQAVNDDLIEFNPLERVKLSKIMPREARKTDFEVDPFDMKEISAILAACVGQERNVWQHAFATGMRTSEFIALEWQSIDWVSSKISVDRVKTQGITKTDAKTAAGNRKIDMLRGAYDALVAQKEFTQLKGGLVFEDPRYNEGWADDHALAKRWRRILTKAGVRYRNPYQTRHTFASTLLSAGANPLYVAKMMGHRDTEMITRNYGRWIEQGTESETRKQLLEFFAQMSPKSNGIIGKAL comes from the coding sequence ATGGGGAACCAAGCAAGCACTCGCGGCATAGAACTGCGAAAAGGAACGGAATCCGAGTCCATTCGAATCCGGTTCATGTACAAGGGAATGGAGTGCCGAGAGTCACTAAAACTTGCGCACACCAAGCAGAACATCAACTACGCGATCCGCCTTCGCGGGGAAATCCTCAATGCTATTGAGCGCGGGAATTTCAATTACGCGGAATATTTTCCCGACTCAACTACGGCTAGCAAATTCGGCCCAGCTCCCGTGAAGGAGACTATCGGCGAGTTACTGCGCGAACAATTGGATATTGCAAAGAAAACACTATCAGCCAGCACACATCGTGGGTATAAGCAGGTTTGTGACTCGCATCTATTCGATCAGTGGGATAAAACCCTATTGCGCGATTTGACGGCACCGGCGATTAGGGCATGGATTGCTGGACTGGATTGCAAAATCAAGACTGTCCGCAACATTCTTACCCCATTGCGGAATGCCTTGGAGCAGGCGGTTAATGACGACCTTATCGAATTTAATCCATTGGAGCGAGTCAAACTATCAAAGATCATGCCACGAGAAGCGCGCAAAACTGACTTTGAAGTTGATCCGTTCGATATGAAGGAAATTAGCGCAATCCTGGCGGCGTGCGTCGGTCAAGAGCGAAACGTGTGGCAGCACGCGTTTGCAACGGGAATGCGAACATCGGAGTTTATCGCACTGGAGTGGCAATCGATTGACTGGGTGAGTTCAAAAATTAGTGTTGATCGCGTCAAAACTCAAGGCATCACCAAGACGGATGCCAAAACCGCAGCGGGTAATCGGAAGATAGATATGCTACGCGGCGCATACGACGCCCTGGTTGCGCAAAAGGAATTCACTCAACTAAAAGGAGGATTGGTATTTGAGGATCCTCGTTATAACGAAGGGTGGGCTGATGACCATGCGCTAGCCAAGCGCTGGCGACGAATCTTAACAAAGGCAGGAGTCAGGTATCGCAATCCGTACCAGACGCGTCATACCTTCGCTAGTACGTTGCTATCCGCAGGAGCAAACCCTTTATACGTCGCAAAGATGATGGGACACCGCGACACCGAGATGATTACCCGAAATTATGGTCGTTGGATTGAGCAGGGAACCGAATCGGAAACGCGGAAACAGCTTTTGGAGTTTTTCGCCCAAATGTCGCCCAAATCAAATGGGATAATCGGCAAAGCGTTATAG
- a CDS encoding integrase arm-type DNA-binding domain-containing protein, which translates to MPLTDIEIRNAKAKDKDYKLSDERGLYLLINKAGKYWRYDYRFSGKRKTFAIGVYPDITLAVARVKLNEARTLVANEIDPAVNKQVQKAATVARAANSFEVVAREWFAKFSKEWAESHSSKILRRLERDIFPWIGGRPIADITPPELLAVLRRIENRGALETAHRAHQNCSQVFRYAVASGHMQRDFSPDLRGAIPPAKETHHPSITDLKGIGELMRVIQSYGGSFVTQCALRLLPLVFVRSAELRKAEWVEFDIDRAEWRVPAERMKMKEQHIVPLSFQAVVILRELHPLTGHGKYVFPGARTNGRPMSENTVNGALRRLGYSKEEMTGHGFRSMASTHLNEQGWNPDAIERQLAHGERDPVRGAYNFAEYLGERRNMMQSWADFLDKLASGDKVMPIDNKVA; encoded by the coding sequence ATGCCCCTTACAGACATTGAAATCCGTAATGCTAAAGCAAAGGATAAAGACTACAAGCTTTCTGATGAACGAGGTCTTTATCTTCTTATCAATAAAGCAGGAAAATATTGGCGTTATGACTATCGTTTTTCAGGAAAACGCAAAACGTTTGCGATAGGGGTTTATCCAGACATAACCCTTGCCGTTGCCAGAGTAAAACTTAACGAAGCACGTACCTTAGTCGCAAACGAGATCGATCCTGCGGTAAATAAGCAGGTGCAAAAGGCGGCAACCGTAGCTAGAGCGGCCAACAGTTTTGAAGTGGTGGCCCGCGAATGGTTTGCAAAATTCTCCAAAGAATGGGCGGAGAGTCACAGCAGCAAAATTCTCCGCCGCTTAGAGCGAGACATTTTCCCTTGGATTGGTGGCCGCCCAATTGCGGACATTACACCGCCCGAACTTTTAGCCGTGCTGCGCAGAATTGAAAACCGTGGCGCACTAGAGACAGCGCATCGAGCACATCAAAACTGCAGTCAGGTATTCCGTTACGCAGTAGCGAGCGGACATATGCAACGCGACTTCTCGCCGGACTTACGCGGAGCGATTCCGCCAGCGAAAGAAACTCACCACCCATCAATTACTGACCTCAAGGGGATAGGTGAACTAATGCGGGTCATTCAAAGCTACGGTGGCTCATTTGTTACCCAGTGTGCGCTACGGCTCCTTCCTCTCGTTTTTGTTCGTTCGGCAGAACTACGGAAAGCCGAATGGGTAGAGTTTGATATAGATCGGGCGGAGTGGCGCGTTCCTGCTGAGCGCATGAAAATGAAGGAACAGCATATCGTTCCCCTCTCCTTCCAGGCTGTCGTAATCCTGCGGGAGCTTCACCCACTGACGGGTCACGGGAAATATGTTTTCCCGGGCGCAAGGACAAACGGACGTCCAATGAGTGAGAATACCGTCAACGGTGCGTTACGCCGCTTGGGGTATAGCAAAGAAGAAATGACCGGCCACGGTTTTCGGAGCATGGCATCTACGCATTTAAATGAACAGGGCTGGAATCCAGACGCCATCGAACGCCAACTGGCGCATGGTGAGCGCGATCCCGTGCGCGGGGCTTATAACTTTGCTGAATATTTGGGAGAGAGGCGCAATATGATGCAGTCTTGGGCCGATTTTCTTGACAAACTGGCCAGCGGGGATAAAGTCATGCCAATAGACAACAAAGTTGCTTAG
- a CDS encoding DEAD/DEAH box helicase family protein — MVDDDYVVLTQRPSYAAEASWKNKAERPEFIDANSLRFLRPYQKKAIYALQSAVKDGKDRFLFEMATGTGKTLTSAAVVKLFLRTGNARRVLFLVDRLELEDQAKKAFSKVLANDYKTVIYKENRDDWRRAEIVVTTVQSLLFNNKYQQLFSPTDFDLVISDEAHRSIGGNARAVFDYFIGYKLGLTATPSDYLKKFEKAKPTTKDPREFERRLLLDTYRTFGCDDGQPTFRYSLLDGVKDGFLINPTVVDARSEITTQLLSENGFIVEFKDDQGEDQKETFKQREFEKRFFSDATNQLFCKTFLAHAHRDPISGEIGKSIIFAVSQNHAAKLAQILNLMADMMFPGKYQSDFAVQVTSQITDAQQFTINFTNNNLLGSANFLPSYKTSKARICITVGMMTTGYDCPDLLNLGLFRPIFSPTDFIQIKGRGTRKHNFLEQLFDNDLKEIVKKPCKTSYKLFDFFANCEFFEEEFNYDEILKLPKPKGQGSEDAGGGAGPVAYGESYEHLGADFISSIQQETIGYEGMKIDRMFYEKFEDTMRENATIVEAVEAGQWDRVIDYVNREVFDKPNEFYTLDKLRKAAAVDRRLGLREILEKIFGLIPRFKSKDELLEEEFSKFVADYKPEEAEAIPALKNYFKAYVTSDQIRHIIETKQYTDLATNPIFSTRDLRAVPEQYRTLIPNYIKDYVSLNQFAA, encoded by the coding sequence GTGGTTGACGACGACTATGTTGTTCTCACACAGCGACCCAGCTATGCTGCCGAGGCCTCTTGGAAGAATAAGGCCGAACGCCCTGAATTCATCGACGCGAACAGTCTGCGTTTCCTCCGCCCCTATCAAAAGAAAGCCATATACGCCCTGCAAAGTGCCGTCAAAGATGGCAAAGACCGCTTCCTATTCGAGATGGCCACCGGTACCGGCAAGACACTCACGTCTGCCGCCGTAGTCAAACTTTTTTTGCGCACGGGTAATGCTAGGCGCGTGCTTTTTCTGGTGGATCGTTTAGAACTTGAAGACCAAGCTAAAAAAGCTTTCAGCAAGGTGCTCGCCAACGATTACAAAACCGTCATCTACAAAGAAAACCGTGATGATTGGCGACGCGCTGAAATTGTTGTCACCACCGTCCAGTCACTACTTTTTAACAACAAGTACCAGCAGCTCTTCTCGCCTACCGACTTCGACCTCGTCATCTCAGACGAGGCCCACCGCTCCATTGGCGGCAATGCCCGCGCCGTTTTCGACTACTTTATCGGGTACAAACTCGGCCTTACCGCCACACCGAGCGACTACCTCAAAAAGTTTGAGAAAGCGAAACCTACCACCAAGGACCCACGCGAATTCGAACGCCGTTTGTTGCTCGACACTTACCGCACCTTCGGCTGCGATGATGGCCAGCCCACATTCCGTTATTCCCTGCTCGATGGCGTGAAAGATGGCTTCCTTATCAATCCTACCGTAGTAGATGCCCGCAGCGAGATCACCACACAGCTTCTCTCGGAAAATGGGTTTATCGTTGAATTCAAAGACGATCAGGGCGAAGATCAGAAAGAGACTTTCAAGCAGCGCGAATTCGAGAAACGCTTCTTTTCCGACGCCACCAACCAGCTTTTCTGTAAAACATTTCTGGCGCATGCGCACCGCGACCCCATCAGCGGCGAGATTGGTAAATCCATCATCTTTGCCGTTAGTCAAAATCACGCCGCCAAACTTGCGCAGATTCTGAACCTGATGGCGGACATGATGTTCCCAGGCAAATACCAGTCTGATTTTGCCGTGCAAGTCACCTCGCAGATTACCGACGCCCAGCAGTTCACCATCAACTTCACCAATAACAACCTGCTCGGATCAGCCAATTTTCTGCCAAGCTACAAAACCAGCAAAGCTCGCATCTGCATTACCGTCGGCATGATGACGACGGGCTACGATTGCCCCGACCTGCTCAACCTTGGCCTGTTCCGGCCGATCTTTTCGCCCACCGATTTCATCCAGATCAAAGGGCGCGGCACCCGCAAACACAATTTCCTCGAACAGCTATTCGATAACGACCTCAAGGAAATTGTCAAGAAACCGTGCAAAACCTCTTACAAACTGTTCGATTTTTTTGCCAATTGCGAATTCTTCGAAGAAGAGTTCAACTACGACGAGATTCTCAAACTACCTAAACCAAAAGGGCAAGGCAGCGAAGATGCGGGGGGTGGCGCGGGACCAGTGGCCTATGGTGAAAGCTACGAGCACTTAGGCGCAGATTTTATCTCATCCATTCAACAAGAGACCATCGGCTATGAGGGCATGAAGATCGACCGCATGTTCTACGAGAAATTCGAGGACACCATGCGCGAGAATGCGACCATCGTTGAGGCCGTCGAGGCAGGCCAGTGGGACCGTGTTATTGATTACGTCAACCGCGAAGTGTTTGACAAGCCTAACGAATTCTATACCCTCGATAAGCTCCGTAAAGCCGCTGCCGTGGATCGTCGCCTCGGCCTGCGCGAAATTCTCGAAAAAATCTTCGGCCTGATCCCGCGCTTCAAATCCAAGGATGAACTGCTTGAAGAAGAATTCTCGAAATTCGTCGCCGACTACAAACCGGAAGAAGCTGAGGCTATTCCGGCGCTCAAGAATTACTTCAAGGCCTACGTCACCAGCGACCAGATTCGCCACATCATCGAGACTAAACAATACACCGATCTCGCCACCAATCCGATCTTCTCGACCCGTGACCTCAGGGCCGTGCCAGAGCAATACCGCACACTCATACCCAATTACATCAAGGACTACGTATCCTTGAACCAATTTGCTGCATAA